AGTGACCTAGTATATATTGCAAGACTGACCCAATTGTAATATTCACAGAGCACTTATAAATCTTATTGAATAAAATCAAAGAATTGAAACCTAGCAACCAGTGTGCTATCTGAACCAAATTTTATACATCATTGATGCACATAAAGTTCTTGCTAACATCaagattttcattttgtttttcacaagaaaaattttttttttttaaatcctttTTACCCAAAGCAAACAATCTTGACGTTAATAGAGTATTAATATTCCATTAGATTATTAGTTATATAGCAAAAAttaccccccccaaaaaaaaaaaataaaaaaataaaaaaataaaaaaataaaaaataaaaataaaaattaaactcAATTTATTCCCTTTTACTTGTTTCAGTATTACTCACTGGTAGTATTGTACATTCTTTTGCatagaaattttttttaaacataaaatGTGCCTTAAAAGTTAGATGATTTGTTCTAGAAAAGTCAGACCAATACTGTATCTCTGTTAAAAATTGTAAATCACTGTGTAATTTACAGTGATTGTATGACTAGGCCATGTTACAAACCAATATTGCCATAAatactatatgtatgtttacTATAATTTAAAGGGtccatatgaatgaggattgggtatttattttagatttttaatttataaaacaattttatcatggcttcctacttgaaaaatcaatgtgaaataacatatgccaagtccttgtgtgtaactcaatacattacaaaagatttaataaatgtgtaaaatgtttgtttattatcgtatgtaaaataacaaacgttttacaaatttttttaatagctttttgcaatatattcagttacaaacaaagacttggcatatgttgcttcacattgatttttcaagtaggacgccatgataaaattgttttatgaattaaaaagccaaaataaacacccaatcctcatccatatggccactttaaataaagtattgttgttgttttttcaaataaGACCGAATCCccaaattttgatttaaattttaaatactGGAATATTGGCACTAATCTAGTTATATTTTTTTAGAGaattaaaatattcagtttaccATCAGAAGAGCTGAATGATTTGGatattaaaacaattaaaaaatatgggggggggggggcaatgacAGTACACAGGGCTCTATATTTTATAACAATTACACAGGGCTAGTATTGTTAACCATAGTAGATTCCTTGCTACAAGAGATGGTAAATTTTTGGTCTGCAACTGGTTTCCCAGCTACCATTATGTAACTTGGTGATTATTTGGTCAGGTGTGTATATGCACAATGTGGTTACTATAAGATATTCACAATGACATTCTTTGGTGTCTTTCTGTCCTCAGTAAAATAGTGAAACAGTTATCTAAGAGAAATATTTCAGGCTTACTGTAAAAGTTATTTAAAGGGGTAcaatctgtaactttatggtctttggtggttacttttgtttgaagggacacagtctgtatttttatggtctttggtagTTACTTGTGTTAAAgagacacagtctgtaactttatgatcTTTAgtagttacttttgtttaaagggacacagtctgtaactttatggtcttaggtggttacttttgtttaaagggacacagtctgtaactttatggtctttgtgGTTATTTTGTTTAaggggacacagtctgtaactttatggtttttggtggttactttgtttaaagggacacagtctgtaactgtatggtttttggtggttactttgtttaaaggggcacagtctgtaactttatggtcttagGTGGTTAcgtttgtttaaagggacacagtctgtaactttatggtttttggtggttacttttgtttaaagggacacagtctgtaactttatggtctttggtggtttcttttgtttaaagggacacagtctgtaactttatggtcttaggtggttacttttgtttaaagggacacagtctaaCTGGACTGTGATGGCTTACTTTAATTCACATTGAAATAGATTATTCCAACTACTAAAATATACTGAATCATGTCTAGTAAATATTAGTTTTCACCACAAATTTGTATAaggtaaaaaatgaaataattacataatttgtTGGTTACCAATGAATTCAGAAACTTTCCAACAAACACATTTTCCATGTCTCTCTGTGCATGTTTAACCAGATCTTGCACTCGGCATCAACTAAGATTTGCAACTAAATATGTTTTAGTGTAAAAATGAGTCTTTTTGTACATCTGACTTTAATACAGTAAGTTGGAAATTTTACCCCATGTAGTTTACAGGCTGTGTCACTTTAATaacaatttgaattttgaatccATTTCAGAGTAAACGCAAAGATCTTGCCGAACAAAATCGGAGAGAACTAGAAGAGTATGAAAAGTTTAAGAAGAACGATCCAAGAGGAATGCATGCAGGTTATGACAGAAGATTACATGAGATGTTGCCGTGTGGGAGAGGGGAATACCATAATAGCCAGGATCCCATCAGAAGGAAGAACTTCATTGATGCAAGCAGAGAAGATTATAACGCAAAGGTTGCCAACAGATACACAGTAAGTAGACTTTAAAGTGACAATAACTGAGAAATTACACGTATTTGAGCATAGTTtatgatgtatatttataagctatttgcagtattgtacttatACCAGTAAGTACAAGTACcttataaatatacatcataAACTATGCCCAAGTACTGGAGCACACTTAGCCActacttgcaattaactgaactgaTACAACCGAACGTAATgtaataattttcatttaacaTTTTTCTCCCTTTTTTCCCTGTACAGTCTATCCACTATGCCCAGCAATGGTGAAAGAAAGAAGAACAAGCCATCCATGAATCCCATTGTTTCAATGATCCGTCCCTTGCCAGTGTGACTTCAGCTTTGTAATATTTTGGTGTCAGAAGTTTGG
Above is a genomic segment from Glandiceps talaboti chromosome 20, keGlaTala1.1, whole genome shotgun sequence containing:
- the LOC144450411 gene encoding uncharacterized protein LOC144450411, whose protein sequence is MSALHWEALRKQHVLDRKHFIEKERQSKRKDLAEQNRRELEEYEKFKKNDPRGMHAGYDRRLHEMLPCGRGEYHNSQDPIRRKNFIDASREDYNAKVANRYTSIHYAQQW